The proteins below are encoded in one region of Bacillus thuringiensis:
- a CDS encoding DUF3967 domain-containing protein — protein sequence MAQTYWGSEVAKNLGIGSSTLRKYCLALEEAGYPFERGNNNSRIFYHKDVATIERLVTAMNKKNVTLEQAINLAMVSVEENEIATVVTDGVADTEHIKVLTERIGRLEQLNLELIQRLDQQSKSLQEMDDKRIIREEQRDIQLMQVLREIQDSKRLIAASEQKKSLWSRLFGK from the coding sequence ATGGCTCAAACTTATTGGGGATCTGAGGTAGCGAAGAACTTAGGGATTGGCTCAAGTACTTTACGTAAATATTGCCTTGCCCTTGAGGAAGCTGGGTATCCTTTCGAGCGCGGCAATAATAATTCTAGAATTTTTTATCATAAAGATGTAGCAACTATAGAACGGTTAGTAACGGCTATGAACAAGAAAAACGTAACACTAGAACAGGCTATAAATCTAGCAATGGTAAGTGTTGAAGAAAATGAGATAGCAACTGTTGTTACAGATGGTGTAGCAGATACAGAACATATAAAAGTATTAACGGAACGTATAGGACGATTAGAACAACTTAATTTAGAGTTAATTCAAAGATTAGATCAACAAAGTAAATCCTTACAGGAAATGGATGACAAGAGAATAATAAGAGAAGAACAAAGAGATATTCAATTAATGCAAGTATTGAGAGAAATACAAGATAGTAAGCGCCTAATAGCAGCTTCAGAACAGAAGAAATCACTTTGGAGTCGTCTATTTGGCAAATAA